From the Arctopsyche grandis isolate Sample6627 chromosome 11, ASM5162203v2, whole genome shotgun sequence genome, one window contains:
- the LanB1 gene encoding laminin subunit beta-1 has protein sequence MRLVLVVALVASALAGAHAQGAQTQGAYAQGGATARPRNTRLPLRRTHPCEKSSCYPATGNLLIGRESRLSASSTCGMHSQERYCIVSHLEERKKCFWCDSRPQTERNPGLNHRVSNIIYRFHPGTRHRTWWQSRNGIENVTLQLDLEAEFHFTHLVIVFKTFRPAAMLVERSFDFGKTWRVYRYFAYNCDESFPGVPRRNPNSLTDVVCESRYSSVAPSFDGEIIFRVLPPNINVGNPYSQEVQNLLKMTNLRINFTKLHTLGDDLLDNRAEIQEKYYYAINDMTVRGSCSCYGHASRCLPLPGVDSKNDMVHGRCECTHNTKGLNCELCEDFYNDLPWKPALGKTTNACKRCTCNNHATSCHFDSAVYELTAHVSGGVCDDCQHNTMGRNCEQCKAFFYKDPEMDLEHPEICKPCDCDPRGSLDDAICDSVTDAAGGLEAGRCHCKVNVDGRRCDTCKNGFWNFEENNPDGCQACSCNPLGTVDNQGCDTYTGECTCKRNVIGRDCNQCLPEHWGLAEEEDGCQRCECDFGGSLDNNCDIVTGQCRCRPNTQGRRCEQPMQHFFAGALDNLVFEAEAADCNTGTDYNVIYNNCQVSIREPFRDGREDSWTGTGFMKVFEGDHIEFTIDDIVTSMDYDIVIRYEPQISGDWEQIEVKLDRLDALGLDSLCANSLPQDDLKSVVLPDNARSAVVNPPTCLEAGKTYKLHIDFIQHQSNEPNARASVLLDSVVLVPRVTALPFFNNNTPTAEAWRRNYEMARCGDAYYYTVNKNDIPEICKQYHTSVGFYVFNGALSCKCDPTGSTSYKCDEYGGVCPCKSNVVGRNCNRCASGTYGFGPEGCKSCDCSNIGSLNNFCDTSSGQCKCKPNTYGRQCDECQPGYWNFPNCQQCECHGHADECDPKTGACTDCRDYSFGHRCDRCMEGYYGDPRLGYDIPCRACPCPGTLDSMHSFAPRCDLDPMTKDVICECQKGYAGSRCDVCADNYFGHPEKPGGSCEECNCSKNVDVTKPGNCNPHTGKCLQCLYHTDGDSCEMCQAGYFGDAEERTCTECVCELLGTNSTKGPCDRITGQCSCYKNVIGQSCDGCIENHWRLASGEGCDPCECDSIGSVSEQCNVYDGQCNCKSGFGGRQCNQCQTNYWGDPNDMCQPCECDDLGSAKQQCHHNTGACVCHPGIGGHKCDECARGYLGNSPSCSPCGECFDNWDRIIMTLHNETNNAISNASKIKIVGATGAYTREFEEMENNLNNIEKIIEDSTVGKTQIEGFENKVDDVKQSLDNANKTVMDLNLFLSTIATRINLANASVDGVLKKYEKLQEETEQLNVNARKLQEANVEGALNLTREAKQRAMNAADNADETQKIIKDTERRIKNTDLVVERQTVTFNETQKENDESIRELQEEIKELQSRIPELNAKMCGNANSDCDLCGGAGCGRCGGLSCDQGAMTKADKALEFANKTEALIRKNELAADDLSRGIAVAKKDTAASLAIAEDTYNSALAARNLTDDLNKNSSNLIRDLKEFLASSGGTPADVRALANSILNLTIVIKPDEIQKLSDDISDTVSQVTNIESIIEETRQDLEESKELKEKALAAKENATATLEIAKNVVLALKDASSAQIAAEDAIKKANNDIESAERDLVPIESETDVAQKKANETMDKVTDLKKKLENLQKNILSIDSDSRLVRSEAEDVVYKADAAEQQARELRQKYTSANSTLTKHAEKSANARERAQLLLDQATKLAAHSQEQLKQLQNMEVFYNSHIQDLNDREIRIGELNDQVGRYLSAITAKSDYYRSCSA, from the coding sequence ATGAGGCTGGTGCTGGTGGTCGCCTTGGTCGCCTCCGCGTTGGCGGGGGCGCACGCTCAGGGGGCGCAAACTCAGGGGGCGTACGCTCAGGGGGGCGCCACTGCGAGGCCTCGCAACACTCGTCTGCCACTTCGCAGGACCCATCCGTGCGAGAAGAGCTCTTGCTACCCAGCCACTGGCAACTTACTCATAGGTCGCGAATCCAGACTCAGCGCCAGCTCCACTTGCGGAATGCACTCGCAGGAGAGATACTGCATCGTCTCCCATTTAGAGGAGAGAAAGAAGTGCTTCTGGTGCGACTCCAGACCTCAAACCGAGAGGAATCCAGGTCTGAACCATCGCGTATCCAACATAATCTATCGTTTCCATCCTGGAACACGTCACCGCACCTGGTGGCAGTCCAGGAACGGAATCGAAAATGTTACTTTACAACTGGACTTGGAGGCGGAATTTCACTTCACCCATCTCGTGATCGTGTTCAAGACCTTTAGACCTGCTGCTATGCTCGTCGAACGATCCTTCGACTTTGGAAAGACTTGGAGAGTCTATCGCTACTTTGCTTACAACTGCGACGAATCTTTCCCGGGTGTTCCGAGAAGGAATCCGAATTCTTTAACGGACGTCGTCTGCGAATCTAGATATTCGTCGGTAGCGCCGTCCTTCGACGGTGAGATCATCTTCAGGGTGCTCCCACCGAATATCAACGTTGGCAATCCCTACTCCCAGGAAGTTCAAAATCTGCTCAAAATGACCAACCTTCGTATTAACTTCACAAAATTGCACACACTCGGTGATGATCTTTTGGACAACCGTGCGGAAATTCAAGAGAAGTATTACTATGCCATTAATGATATGACTGTGCGGGGATCTTGCTCTTGTTATGGACACGCTTCGAGGTGTTTGCCGCTGCCCGGTGTCGATTCTAAGAATGATATGGTGCACGGTCGGTGTGAATGCACTCACAATACCAAGGGTCTCAATTGTGAGTTGTGTGAAGACTTTTACAATGATCTGCCGTGGAAGCCGGCCCTCGGTAAGACGACGAACGCTTGTAAACGATGTACTTGTAATAATCATGCTACTTCTTGCCATTTCGATTCTGCCGTATACGAGCTGACAGCCCACGTCAGTGGAGGGGTCTGCGATGACTGTCAACACAATACCATGGGACGCAACTGTGAACAGTGTAAAGCCTTCTTTTATAAAGATCCAGAAATGGATTTGGAACATCCGGAAATATGTAAACCTTGCGACTGTGATCCTCGTGGGTCTCTCGATGATGCTATTTGCGACTCGGTCACCGACGCCGCTGGTGGTTTGGAAGCCGGCCGGTGTCATTGTAAAGTCAACGTTGATGGCCGTCGCTGCGATACGTGCAAGAATGGATTTTGGAACTTCGAAGAGAATAATCCAGACGGTTGTCAGGCTTGTTCCTGTAATCCTCTCGGCACTGTTGATAATCAAGGCTGTGACACTTACACGGGAGAGTGTACTTGTAAAAGAAATGTCATCGGTAGGGATTGTAATCAATGTTTGCCGGAGCACTGGGGCTTGGCTGAAGAAGAAGATGGCTGTCAACGGTGCGAATGTGATTTTGGTGGTTCGTTGGACAATAATTGTGATATCGTCACCGGTCAATGCCGCTGTCGGCCAAATACACAGGGTCGTCGTTGTGAACAGCCGATGCAACACTTCTTCGCCGGAGCTTTAGACAACCTCGTATTCGAAGCGGAGGCAGCAGACTGCAACACCGGAACGGATTATAATGTGATCTACAACAACTGCCAGGTGAGCATTCGGGAACCGTTTAGAGATGGACGCGAAGACAGCTGGACCGGTACTGGATTTATGAAAGTGTTCGAAGGCGATCATATCGAATTCACCATAGATGATATTGTTACTAGTATGGATTATGATATTGTCATCAGGTATGAACCGCAAATATCCGGAGATTGGGAGCAAATTGAAGTCAAATTAGATCGGTTGGATGCTCTTGGTTTAGATTCGCTGTGCGCCAATTCTCTTCCGCAGGACGACCTCAAGTCTGTCGTCTTACCTGACAATGCTCGGAGTGCTGTTGTTAATCCTCCGACTTGTTTAGAGGCCGGCAAGACGTATAAGcttcatattgattttattcagCACCAGTCCAACGAGCCAAATGCTAGAGCGTCTGTTCTGTTGGATTCGGTTGTATTAGTGCCGAGAGTAACAGCGTTGCCTTTCTTCAATAACAATACACCGACAGCTGAAGCCTGGCGAAGAAATTATGAGATGGCTCGTTGCGGGGACGCTTACTATTATACTGTGAATAAAAATGATATTCCTGAGATTTGTAAACAATATCATACTAGTGTcggattttatgtatttaatggaGCCTTATCTTGTAAATGCGATCCTACTGGATCTACCAGTTATAAGTGTGATGAGTATGGTGGCGTTTGTCCTTGTAAGAGTAATGTCGTTGGACGGAATTGCAACAGATGTGCTTCCGGTACGTACGGCTTCGGTCCCGAAGGTTGTAAAAGTTGTGACTGTAGCAACATTGGTTCTTTGAATAATTTCTGCGATACCAGCAGCGGACAGTGTAAATGTAAGCCAAATACTTATGGTCGACAATGTGATGAATGTCAACCGGGTTATTGGAATTTTCCAAATTGTCAACAATGTGAGTGTCACGGACACGCTGACGAGTGCGATCCCAAAACTGGCGCATGTACTGATTGCAGAGACTATTCTTTCGGCCATCGTTGCGACAGATGTATGGAGGGCTATTACGGTGATCCACGTTTGGGTTATGATATACCTTGCAGAGCTTGTCCTTGTCCAGGCACTTTGGATTCCATGCATTCGTTCGCACCTAGATGCGATTTAGACCCGATGACGAAGGATGTTATCTGCGAATGTCAGAAAGGATATGCTGGATCTCGTTGTGATGTGTGTGCTGATAACTATTTCGGTCACCCTGAAAAACCCGGAGGTTCATGCGAAGAGTGCAACTGTAGCAAAAACGTAGATGTGACCAAACCTGGAAATTGTAATCCTCATACTGGTAAATGTCTGCAATGCTTGTACCACACTGATGGTGATAGTTGTGAGATGTGTCAGGCAGGTTACTTTGGTGATGCGGAGGAGAGAACCTGCACTGAGTGTGTTTGTGAGTTGCTCGGCACCAATTCTACTAAGGGTCCTTGCGACCGCATAACCGGACAATGCTCCTGCTATAAAAATGTCATCGGTCAAAGTTGTGATGGTTGCATTGAAAATCATTGGAGGTTGGCTAGCGGAGAGGGGTGCGATCCTTGCGAGTGTGATTCCATTGGTTCCGTGTCGGAGCAATGCAATGTCTACGACGGCCAGTGTAACTGTAAATCTGGCTTCGGTGGACGTCAGTGCAATCAGTGCCAAACCAACTACTGGGGGGATCCAAATGATATGTGTCAACCGTGCGAATGTGATGACTTGGGATCGGCTAAACAGCAATGCCATCATAACACCGGAGCTTGCGTTTGCCATCCAGGTATTGGTGGACATAAATGTGACGAATGTGCTCGAGGATATTTGGGCAATTCGCCATCGTGTTCTCCATGTGGAGAATGTTTTGATAATTGGGATCGTATCATAATGACGTTGCATAACGAAACTAACAATGCAATCAGTAACGCTAGTAAAATAAAGATTGTTGGTGCAACTGGTGCTTATACAAGAGAGTTTGAAGAAATGgagaataatttgaataatattgaaaaGATCATCGAAGATTCGACCGTAGGAAAGACTCAAATTGAAGGCTTTGAAAATAAAGTAGATGATGTGAAGCAAAGCTTGGACAATGCCAATAAAACTGTTATGGATTTGAACTTATTTTTGTCTACGATAGCTACACGGATAAATCTGGCTAATGCATCTGTCGATGGTGTACTGAAGAAGTACGAAAAGCTTCAGGAAGAAACGGAACAGTTGAATGTGAATGCGAGAAAATTACAAGAAGCAAATGTTGAAGGTGCGTTGAATCTGACGAGGGAAGCCAAACAGCGGGCGATGAACGCTGCCGACAATGCAGATGAAACTCAAAAAATCATCAAAGATACAGAGAGGCGAATCAAAAACACTGATCTCGTGGTCGAACGACAAACTGTAACATTCAATGAGACTCAGAAAGAAAATGACGAAAGTATTCGTGAACTTCAAGAGGAGATCAAGGAATTGCAATCTCGTATACCTGAGTTGAATGCGAAAATGTGCGGGAATGCTAATTCTGATTGTGACTTGTGCGGTGGTGCTGGATGCGGCAGATGTGGAGGATTGTCTTGCGATCAGGGTGCGATGACCAAGGCCGATAAAGCGTTGGAATTTGCAAATAAAACGGAAGCTCTTATACGCAAGAATGAATTGGCAGCTGATGATTTGTCTCGGGGTATAGCCGTTGCTAAGAAAGACACCGCTGCTTCGTTGGCTATCGCTGAAGATACTTACAATTCTGCACTCGCTGCTAGAAATTTGACGGACGatcttaataaaaatagtagTAATTTAATCAGGGATCTGAAAGAATTTTTAGCCAGCTCAGGTGGTACACCCGCCGATGTCAGAGCGTTAGctaattctatattgaacctaACAATTGTTATTAAACCGGATGAAATTCAAAAGTTGTCGGATGACATCAGCGATACGGTATCTCAGGTAACAAATATAGAGAGTATCATTGAAGAGACTCGACAAGATCTAGAAGAGTCAAAGGAGTTGAAAGAGAAAGCTTTGGCAGCAAAGGAAAATGCGACGGCAACTTTGGAGATAGCTAAAAACGTTGTTTTAGCTTTAAAAGATGCATCATCTGCTCAGATAGCTGCCGAAGATGCGATCAAGAAAGCGAACAACGATATTGAATCTGCAGAAAGGGACTTGGTTCCCATCGAGAGTGAAACGGACGTGGCACAGAAAAAGGCAAACGAAACCATGGATAAAGTCACCGATTTGAAGAAGAAATTGGAAAATTTGCAAAAGAATATCTTGAGCATTGACAGCGACTCGAGATTAGTGAGGTCTGAAGCCGAAGATGTCGTGTATAAAGCTGACGCTGCTGAGCAGCAGGCCCGTGAACTCCGTCAGAAGTATACGTCTGCCAACAGTACCCTCACGAAGCACGCAGAAAAATCTGCCAATGCTCGAGAGCGAGCACAGCTTCTTCTCGATCAAGCGACCAAGTTGGCTGCTCACTCTCAAGAACAGCTGAAGCAGTTGCAGAACATGGAAGTTTTCTACAACAGTCACATACAAGATTTGAATGACCGCGAAATTCGAATCGGAGAATTGAATGACCAAGTTGGAAGATACCTTTCGGCCATTACTGCTAAATCTGACTATTACAGGTCATGTTCagcgtaa